From one Catenuloplanes nepalensis genomic stretch:
- a CDS encoding Bax inhibitor-1/YccA family protein: MKTSNPVLSQLGRAAERERAGAYGAYGPGGAPGYGPAGYDQPYPSQAYPAAPPAVRPMTIDDVVVRTVALLAITALSAAAAWALIPAPVAFPVLIAAALGGFVLGLVLSFMRMANPILIGIYAVIEGVFLGLVSKVFESLYDGIVLQATTATFGVFFLMAILYRARVIRATPKFARIMISIMVGLVAVMAINFVLYLFGINSGLRDGTPLAIGFSLVCIVVASLSFVLNFGEIEEGVRMGLPQKYAWTAAFGILVGLVWLYLEILRLLSFLQDD, encoded by the coding sequence GTGAAGACAAGCAACCCGGTGCTGAGCCAGCTCGGCCGGGCTGCCGAGCGCGAGCGGGCCGGCGCGTACGGCGCCTACGGTCCCGGTGGCGCGCCCGGTTACGGTCCGGCGGGTTACGACCAGCCCTACCCGTCCCAGGCGTACCCGGCGGCTCCGCCGGCCGTCCGCCCGATGACCATCGATGACGTCGTCGTCCGTACGGTCGCGCTGCTTGCGATCACCGCGCTCTCCGCCGCGGCCGCGTGGGCCCTGATCCCGGCGCCCGTCGCGTTCCCGGTGCTCATCGCCGCCGCCCTCGGCGGCTTCGTGCTCGGACTGGTCCTCTCGTTCATGCGGATGGCCAACCCGATCCTGATCGGCATCTACGCGGTCATCGAGGGCGTGTTCCTCGGTCTGGTGAGCAAGGTCTTCGAGAGCCTCTACGACGGCATCGTCCTGCAGGCCACCACGGCCACGTTCGGCGTGTTCTTCCTGATGGCGATCCTCTACCGCGCCCGCGTGATCCGCGCGACCCCGAAGTTCGCCCGCATCATGATCTCGATCATGGTCGGCCTGGTCGCGGTCATGGCGATCAACTTCGTCCTGTACCTCTTCGGGATCAACTCCGGCCTCCGCGACGGCACCCCGCTGGCCATCGGCTTCAGCCTGGTCTGCATCGTCGTCGCCTCGCTGAGCTTCGTGCTCAACTTCGGCGAGATCGAGGAGGGCGTCCGCATGGGCCTTCCGCAGAAGTACGCATGGACCGCCGCGTTCGGCATCCTGGTCGGCCTGGTCTGGCTCTACCTGGAGATCCTGCGGCTGCTCAGCTTCCTTCAAGACGACTGA
- a CDS encoding acetyl-CoA C-acetyltransferase — protein MPEAVIVATARSPIGRAAKGSLREMRPDDLAATIIQAALDKVPQLDPATVEDLYLGCGLPGGEQGFNMARVVATLLGQDGLPGATLTRYCASSLQTTRMAMHAIRAGEGDVFISAGVETVSRYARGNSDGLPPEAQALVGGGWENPRFADARARSAARTKGGTPVWQDPRAEGSLPDIYLTMGQTAENLAQVYDVSREEMDEFGVRSQNLAEKAIANGFWSREITPVTTPDGTVVTADDGPRPGVTLDGVSGLKPVFRPDGRITAGNCCPLNDGAAAVIVMSDTRARELGITPLARIVSTGVTALSPEIMGLGPVEASRQALARAGMTIDDVDLVEINEAFAAQVIPSYQQLGIPIDKLNVNGGAIAVGHPFGMSGARITGTLLNSLSWHDKSVGLETMCVGGGQGMAMILERLN, from the coding sequence ATGCCGGAAGCTGTCATCGTCGCCACCGCCCGCTCCCCCATCGGACGCGCCGCCAAGGGCTCCCTGCGCGAAATGCGCCCCGATGATCTGGCCGCCACCATCATTCAGGCGGCGCTCGACAAGGTTCCCCAACTCGACCCGGCCACGGTCGAGGACCTCTATCTCGGCTGCGGCCTGCCCGGCGGCGAGCAGGGCTTCAACATGGCCCGCGTCGTCGCCACCCTGCTCGGCCAGGACGGCCTGCCCGGCGCCACCCTCACCCGCTACTGCGCCTCCTCGCTGCAGACCACCCGGATGGCCATGCACGCGATCCGGGCCGGCGAGGGCGACGTCTTCATCTCCGCCGGCGTCGAGACGGTCTCCCGCTACGCGCGCGGCAACTCCGACGGCCTGCCGCCCGAGGCCCAGGCCCTGGTCGGCGGCGGCTGGGAGAACCCGCGGTTCGCCGACGCCCGTGCCCGCAGCGCCGCCCGCACCAAGGGCGGCACGCCGGTCTGGCAGGACCCGCGCGCCGAGGGTTCCCTCCCGGACATCTACCTCACCATGGGGCAGACCGCCGAGAACCTGGCCCAGGTCTACGACGTCTCCCGCGAGGAGATGGACGAGTTCGGCGTCCGCAGCCAGAACCTCGCCGAGAAGGCCATCGCGAACGGCTTCTGGTCCCGCGAGATCACCCCGGTCACCACGCCCGACGGCACCGTGGTCACCGCCGACGACGGCCCGCGCCCCGGCGTCACCCTGGACGGCGTCTCCGGCCTCAAGCCCGTCTTCCGCCCGGACGGCCGCATCACCGCCGGCAACTGCTGCCCGCTCAACGACGGAGCCGCCGCCGTCATCGTCATGAGCGATACCCGGGCCCGCGAGCTCGGCATCACCCCGCTCGCCCGGATCGTCTCCACCGGCGTCACCGCGCTGTCCCCCGAGATCATGGGCCTGGGCCCGGTCGAGGCGTCCCGTCAGGCACTGGCCCGCGCCGGCATGACGATCGACGACGTCGACCTGGTCGAGATCAACGAGGCCTTCGCCGCCCAGGTCATCCCCTCCTACCAGCAGCTCGGCATCCCGATCGACAAACTCAACGTGAACGGTGGCGCCATCGCCGTCGGCCACCCCTTCGGCATGTCCGGCGCCCGCATCACCGGCACACTGCTCAACTCCCTCTCCTGGCACGACAAGTCCGTCGGCCTGGAGACCATGTGCGTCGGCGGCGGCCAGGGCATGGCCATGATCCTCGAACGCCTCAACTGA